A window of the Helianthus annuus cultivar XRQ/B chromosome 4, HanXRQr2.0-SUNRISE, whole genome shotgun sequence genome harbors these coding sequences:
- the LOC110935072 gene encoding nuclear transcription factor Y subunit B-1 has protein sequence MENAQGFHGPQGPPPQPTPGNNECIVREQDRLMPIANVIRIMRNILPRNAKISDDSKETVQECVSEFISFVTSEANDRCQREQRKTITAEDILWAMSKLGFEDYLEPLTLYLHRYRETDGGERGPMRAAEPQARPVGMGDGYHMSHHHLFGPAGLMNGESSNAAGPSGPVAGFKPYAQCKE, from the exons ATGGAGAATGCCCAAGGTTTCCATGGCCCCCAGGGACCCCCTCCCCAACCAACACCCG GCAACAACGAATGCATTGTTCGAGAACAAGACCGGTTGATGCCGATAGCAAACGTGATTCGTATCATGCGAAACATCCTCCCTCGCAATGCCAAGATCTCTGATGATTCCAAAGAGACAGTCCAAGAATGTGTTTCCGAGTTCATCAGCTTCGTGACTAGCGAAGCTAATGACAGGTGCCAACGTGAGCAAAGGAAGACTATAACCGCTGAAGACATTCTTTGGGCAATGAGCAAGCTCGGGTTCGAGGACTACCTCGAGCCCTTGACCCTGTACCTCCATCGCTACAGGGAGACCGATGGTGGAGAACGTGGGCCCATGAGGGCAGCTGAGCCACAAGCCAGGCCGGTTGGCATGGGTGATGGTTATCATATGAGTCATCATCATCTCTTTGGCCCTGCTGGACTAATGAATGGTGAGTCATCAAATGCTGCTGGTCCTTCTGGGCCTGTTGCTGGGTTCAAGCCATATGCTCAGTGTAAAGAGTAG